Below is a window of Elusimicrobiales bacterium DNA.
AGCGGTGATTTTTCCGGGCTTAAGGAGCAGGACATTGTCATCATATGCGTGCCCACGCCGCTGCGCAAGAGCAAGGACCCGGACGTATCCTATATAGTCGCCTCGGCGGAGCAGCTGCGCCCGCGGCTGCGCAAAGGGCAGCTTGTAATTCTGGAAAGCACCACCTATCCCGGCACCACCGTGGAGCTGGTAAAACCGCTGCTGGAGGAAACCGGCCTTGCCGCCGGAAAGGATTTCTTCCTCGCTTTCTCGCCGGAGCGGGTGGACCCCGGCAACCCGAAATACGGCATAGAGAACACCCCCAAGGTAGTGGGCGGAGTCACCAAAACCTGCGGCGAGCTGGCCGCGCTGGCCTACAGCCGCGCGGTTGAAAAAGTGGTGCCCGTCTCCTCCACCGAGGCGGCGGAAATGGTGAAGCTGGTGGAAAACACCTTCCGCGCCGTCAATATCGGCCTGGTCAACGAGATTGCGCTTATGTGCCACCGGCTGGGGCTCAACGTGTGGGAGATTCTGGACGCGGCGGCGTCAAAACCGTTCGGCTACATGCCGTTCAAGCCGGGCCCCGGAATTGGCGGACACTGCATACCGCTGGACCCGCATTACCTGGGCTGGAAAATGAAAACCCTCAATTTCGAGCCGAGGTTCATAGAGCTTGCCGGCGCGGTCAACTCCGCCATGCCGGAGCATGTGGTTTCGCGGCTGGCGGAAATCCTGAATATCCACGGCAGGGCGCTCAACGGCAGCAGGCTGCTGGTGCTGGGCATGGCCTACAAGGCGGACATTGCGGACCACCGCGAGTCCCCGGCGACGGATGTGGTGTCGCTGCTGCTGAAAACGAAAGCCCGCGTGGATTATCACGACCCCCATGTGCCGGAGATAGAAATAAACGGGAAAAAGCACCGCTCCCGCCCGCTTGCGCCCGCCATGCTTAAAAGATACGATTGCGTTATCATCGTTACCGCCCACTCGCGCATAGACTACGGCATGGTGGCCAGGCATTCCAGGCTGGTTTTTGACACGCGCAACGCCGCCGCCGGCATCTCCTCGGAGAAGATATACAGATTATGACAGAAACAGGCGCACCGGATATTAAAAGCGAATGTTTTGAACTGGCCAAGGCGATAGGCAGGACAATGGGCCAGATGGCGCTTTACGGCGCCGCCCACCCGTCGGTGGAGGAGGGGGCGGCGCAGGCGCACAAGCTGGCGCTGTCCCTGGCGGAGCAGAGCAAGGGCGAGTTCGTCCTCGCCGCCGACGCCGACCATGTTACCGCAAACGGCAAAATAGTTTTCGGCAGGGATAAACTGCCCTCCGCGCTTTCCGGCACGTTTGAACGGCTGCATCTGTCCAGCATCACATTCCGCGCCTCCGCCACCAAAGACGAGGTGCGCCGGCTTTGCGAGATTGCGCTTATCCGGCAGGACAGGATAAAGGATTTTTCCGCCGCCGGATTTCTGAAAGAGAAGAATATTTCCGGCATAACGCTTAACGCCACCGTGTATGCGCGCATAAGGGAAGGCCAGAAAGTGGTGGATTCCACTCTGCGCGCGGGCGGACGCCCCCAGCCGCCGGGCGGCGGTTCGGGTTCGGGAGGTGGCGGCGGCTCCGGCATGGGCAGCGGTTCGGGCGAAGGCAACGGTTCCGGCGGCGCGGGAACCGGCGCGGGCGGGGGCGGAGGGGCAAGCCCGGCTTACGCCTCGCTTCAGAAAACGATGTCCGGCGGCTCGCTGGAGGACAGCCTGTCCGCCATGGTGCGCGAACTGCCGCTGAACGACGACGAGCGCAAACGGATTATGGAGGTGGTGCTGGTCCAGCTCAAGCAGGAGCTGGGGTTGCGCGTCAAGTCCGCCACCGAAATGCTCTCCAAGGAAAAAACCCGCGCCCAGAACGCCAGCGCGCGCACCGACACCATGCTGGCCACCGGCTCGGAGGGCATGGTCATCGTCGATGCCGGCGGCAAAATACTGATGATGAATGCCGCGGCGGAGGATATATTCGGCAGGAAGTTTTCCGAAGTGTCAGGCAAGTCCATAACCGAAATCAGCCGCCGGGAGCAGATGATAACCCTCTCCGGCAGCATCGCCACCCCCGACGACAAGCCCATTGCCCCTGAAATGAACGTGCACGGCGTGGAAGACACCATGCGCATAATGCGCCAGAGTTCCGCCATAATCCGCAACGACGCGGGGGACATAGTGGGCTCCACCGTCATCCCGCCGGATATGGCCAAACTGCGCGAATACGACAGGCTGCAGAAGGAATTCGTGGCAAATGTGACGCACGAGTTGCGCTCGCCGCTGACTTCCATAACGGCGGCCCTGGGGATACTAAACACCAATCTGAACGAGCTGTCCGGGGAGAATAAATCTTTTCTTGACACCGCCATGCGCAACGCGCAGCGGCTGAATTCGCTGATAGGCGACATACTGGATTTTTCCAAGCTGCAGTCCGGCAAGCTCTCGGTGCATCCCGAACCGTGCGACGCCGCGCTAATAGCCGTGGAGGCGGCGGACGCCATGCGCGCCTGGGCTCAGGCCAAGGGCGTCAGGCTCGGGGTGAACGCGCCGCCAACGTTACAGCTTCACGCGATGGCGGACAAGGCGCGCTCGGTGCAGGCGCTGATGAACCTTATTTCCAACGCTATAAAATTCACCCCCGCCGGCGGGGAAATAACGGTGTCGGCGCAGCCTCAGACCAGGGGCAACGCCAATTACGCGGCATTTTCCGTGAAAGACACCGGCCCCGGCATCCCCAAATCGGACCAGCAGAGGATATTTGAACGTTTCGTCCAGATAGCCTCCGGCGAGAGGATGGGCGGCACCGGCCTGGGACTGCCGATTACCAAGGCTTTGGTGGTGATGCAACGCGGCAGCATAGAACTGGACAGCGACGCCGGCAGAGGGGCGACATTCACCATGCTGCTGCCGGTCTCCGCGGCGCCGCGGGAAACTCCGGCGGATTCCGAAGCCGTCCCCGCGCGGAAAAAGAAATGGTGGAGAAGGCTGCTGGGGGAATAGGCGGATGAAATCCTCCCCGTTCTCTTCGCGACTGATGGCGGTGATGTTTTTGCTGGGCACCGCTCCGCTGGTGCCGGCGGGCGGGCTGCTGTACTATTACCAGTCCCGCGCGAAGATAAACATTCTGGCCCTGCACGAAAGCCTCTCCGCCGTAGCCGCCGACACAATCTGGCATTATCTCCGCACATTGGCAGGCCGGCTGGAATTCGCAGAGAGGCTGGAGCTTTCCCCGGACGCGCGCGACGCCGCCCGCGTCCAGTTGGAACAGGCGCTGCTGACCAATGCTGATATTCTTTCCATAGCGGCGCTAAGTAAAAACGGCGCGCCGCTGGTGCGCGCCAGCAGGCCCGGCCTGGCGGACTGGCTCACACGCGGAGCGCAATCCGCCAATCCGGTATTCACGGAGGCGGTGCGCACGGGACAGGTGGTTTTCAGCGGGCTGGATTCCATGGGCGGCGCGCCGGTGTGTTCGCTGGCGCTGCCTCTTAAAAACGGCAATTACCTCTACATGCTGGCCAGCATGGAGCCGCTCTGGCGCCAAATTCAGGAACAGCGCATAGGCAAAACCGGACGCATTCTGGTAACCGACGGGCAGGGCCGCATTTTCAGATTCGGCGGCGACAATCCGCCCATAGTGTTCCCTGTGGTTCTTCAGAAACTGTTTTCCGCGGGGCCGGCGGCGCGGCTGGAATATGTGCCCTCGCTGGACGGCGTGTTTGTGGGCGCCTACAGGCGCGTGCCGGAAACCGAATTATACGTGGCCACATTGCAGTCCCGCAGCGAGGCCTTCTGGACTTTGCGCGTTACCATGCTGCTTATGGCGGGTTTTCTGCTGCTGGCGGCGACGGCGTCCTATTTCCTGTCCCGCAGATACGCGGCCAAGCTGAGCGAGCCCGTCGCCGCCCTGATAGACGGCGCCAGCCGCGTGGCAAGAAAGAATTTTGACACTCCCGTTAAAAGCTCCGAAAACTGGGGCGAGTTCAGGGGGCTGATTCTGGCCTTCAACTCCATGATGGCCGAAACCGGGCGCTACAGCCGCCTCCAGGTTGACAAGGTGCTGGAGGAAAAGCACAAGATGGACCTGCTGATTTCCATGATGAGCGACGGCGTCGTTCTCGCCGACGATAACTGCCAGCCCGTATTCATGAACCGCATCGCCCAGGAGCTGCTGGCGGACCCGCAGTTCCGCGCCCTTGCCGTGGACGGCGCGGAGGAGACGGTGCGCCACCTCTGCCGCCGCGAGGGGGAATCCGACCAGGCCTACGCAGTGCAGCTTTCCGGCGGGACGCGCTGGTTCCGCGTAACGCGCCAGCGCTTCCAGCCCTCGCGCGGGGAGGCGATGTTTCTGATAGCGCTGCGCGATGTTACGCTGGAGCACGAACTGGACGCCGTAAAAGAGGAGTTCTTCAATTCCGTCGCGCACGACCTGCGCGCCCCGTTGCTGGGAATGCAGGGATATATACGGCTGCTGGAAGCCTCCGTCGCCGACCCTAAGGGCAAAGAGATAATCTATTCCATGAAAACCGTCAGTTCCCGCGTTTTCCGGCTGGTGGAGGACATACTGGACGTAGCGCGCATGGAATCAGGAACGTTGCGCCTTAAGTCCGAGAGCTTTGACATAGAGGAGTGCGTCTCCCGCGCGGTCATATCGCTTGCGCCGCTGGTGGCGGAGAAAAAGATAGAGCTTTCCGCCCGGCTGCTGCCTGGCGCGTCCGGGGAGTTTTTCGGCGACGTGCGCATGATGGAGCGCGCGCTGGTGAATTTAATCTCCAACTCGGTCAAATACACGCCGCAGGGCGGGCGGATAACGGTTTCCTACGGCATGTCCGGCGGCATCGGCGAGGTCCGCGTGAAAGACAGCGGCCCCGGCATCCCGCCGGCCAGGATGGGCGAGATTTTCAAGAAATTCCACCGGCTGGACGAAACTCACGGCGGCTACGGCCTGGGCCTTGCCACCGTCAGGAAGATTGTGGAGATGCACGGCGGCCAAATCCGCGCCGGAAACGGCGCAGACGGCGGCGCGGAATTTTCGTTCACAATACCCGGCCAGCCCCCCAAAGACGCGCCCCGGTCCGCCCCCCCGGCCTGAACGCGCGGACACCCAGCCTGCTGCACATGGAATTTCAAGCACTCAGTATTTTGTACAATCGGACAGGCCCGTTTTCCGCAAATGGATGGCGGAAGCCGGCGTGAAGCCGCCTGCGGTTTGGCTGCGGGAAACAGGCGGGCCTGTTGCGCGGGCGGCTGAAGATAAGGAGATCTGATATGGCTGTGGATATTGCCGTTCTGCTTAAAACAATGGTCCAGTACGGGGCCAGCGATTTGCATATCAGAAACGACAGCAAGGCCTTCCTCCGCATTCACGGCGATATAAAGGGCATAGACGGCAGCGAAATGACCAGCGCGGAGGTGGAGGCGCTGGCCCTTTCGCTGATGAACGATAAAAGCAAGCGCATTTACGAGGAGCGCATGGCCTCCGACTTCTCGGTGGACGGGGGCAAGGTGGGGCGGTTCCGCTTCAACGTGTTCCGGCAGCGGGGCAAACCCTGCATAGCGGTACGCCACATTCCGCTTAAAATACCCACTTTCGCGGACCTGAACCTTCCTGCGGCCACGTTGCAGAAAATGGCGCTCAACGAGCGCGGGCTGATACTGGTAACGGGCGTAACCGGCTCCGGCAAGACCTCCACGCTGGCGGCGATGATAGACCACATCAACGAAAGCTGCGACGACCATATAATCACCATAGAGGACCCCATAGAATTCGTGCACAGGGACAAGCGCTCCATAGTGGCCCAGCGCGAGATAGGCAGCGACGCAACCGATTTTCTGGACGCGCTGCGCTCCGCCATGCGGCAGGACCCGGATGTCATCCTGGTGGGTGAAATGCGCGACCTGGAGACAATGCGCGCCGCCGTTACCGCGGCGGAAACGGGGCATCTGGTGTTTGCCACCGTGCATACCATGAACGCGGTGCAGACACTGACCCGCATCATAGACCTGTTCCCGTCGCATCAGCAGACGCAGATACGGATGCAGCTGTCGGATACGCTAAAGGGAATTCTGTCCCAGCGGCTGCTGCCGCGCTGCGGCGGCGGGCGGGTGCCCGCGATGGAAGTGATGATTGTAACCCCGCACATCAAGAAGCTGATAGAGGACAACAACCTGAGCGGCATAACCTCGGCGATACAAAAGGGCGCCTATTACGGGATGCAGACCTTCAACCAGTCCATGGTGGCGCTTGCCAAATCCGGCACGGTAACAACCGAGGATGTGCTGGCCGCCGCCTCCAACCCCGACGACGTCATGCTGGCCCTGCGCGGCATAGAACAGGAATCCGAGCAGCACAAGGCCTGCTGATTTCCGCTAGCCTGAAAGTTTCAGTTGGCGCGAGGACCGAGGCGAAAAAGCGCGAAATAATGCCGAACAAAATTATCCGCGCGTGCTCCACGGCACGAAAGGATAATTTTGTGAAGGCAGTATGAAGCGATTTTTCGCCGAATCCCGCGGCCAACTGAAATTTTCAGGCTGGTCTGAAACTTTCAGGCTATTTGGGCGGGTGAGGAAGCCGTTCATCCAGCCGGTGAATTCCGCCCAGCCGCTGTCCCGCGCGAAGGCACCGCTTTGGGCGTAGCCCGCTTCCGTATCCGGCGGGACGGGGTTTTGCCTGCGCGGCGGAATCTCTATGGAAATACCCAGGGCATTCGCCCCGTAGTCGCCGTGCTTGCGCTGGAACAGGCCCAGGCGGCCTATCACCAGTTCCTGCGAGATAAATCTCTCCAGCTCCGCGCTTTTCGCTTTAACTTCCCCGCCTTTCGCCCGTTCGCCCACCAGCCGGGCGAAATGGCATAAATCGCCGAAATGGGCGTAGTCCCTGCGCAGGTCCGGCTCCAGCGAGCCGTAGCCCGCCATCCCGAAGCGCAGCACATTATTTACAGCGTATGAGACAGCCTCCCGCTCCCCGGCGCGCATGACGGCTTGCGACCAGTCTTTAAGCATGGCGGCCAGCTCCACGGCCTTTGCCCCGTCTATGGCGGAAAAAGTTTCCCCCAGGTCCATATGCTTGTCGGGCCAGTACAATTCCTCAAATTCCTTTTTGACGGAGGCCAGCACGGCGGCGGCTATGGCCGCCG
It encodes the following:
- a CDS encoding nucleotide sugar dehydrogenase, translating into MRKLILSGRARYGIIGLGYVGLPLAVALARRGFRVAGFEVDKAKIRDINKGVSYIGDIPSETVRELHSKGLLSASGDFSGLKEQDIVIICVPTPLRKSKDPDVSYIVASAEQLRPRLRKGQLVILESTTYPGTTVELVKPLLEETGLAAGKDFFLAFSPERVDPGNPKYGIENTPKVVGGVTKTCGELAALAYSRAVEKVVPVSSTEAAEMVKLVENTFRAVNIGLVNEIALMCHRLGLNVWEILDAAASKPFGYMPFKPGPGIGGHCIPLDPHYLGWKMKTLNFEPRFIELAGAVNSAMPEHVVSRLAEILNIHGRALNGSRLLVLGMAYKADIADHRESPATDVVSLLLKTKARVDYHDPHVPEIEINGKKHRSRPLAPAMLKRYDCVIIVTAHSRIDYGMVARHSRLVFDTRNAAAGISSEKIYRL
- a CDS encoding ATP-binding protein — its product is MTETGAPDIKSECFELAKAIGRTMGQMALYGAAHPSVEEGAAQAHKLALSLAEQSKGEFVLAADADHVTANGKIVFGRDKLPSALSGTFERLHLSSITFRASATKDEVRRLCEIALIRQDRIKDFSAAGFLKEKNISGITLNATVYARIREGQKVVDSTLRAGGRPQPPGGGSGSGGGGGSGMGSGSGEGNGSGGAGTGAGGGGGASPAYASLQKTMSGGSLEDSLSAMVRELPLNDDERKRIMEVVLVQLKQELGLRVKSATEMLSKEKTRAQNASARTDTMLATGSEGMVIVDAGGKILMMNAAAEDIFGRKFSEVSGKSITEISRREQMITLSGSIATPDDKPIAPEMNVHGVEDTMRIMRQSSAIIRNDAGDIVGSTVIPPDMAKLREYDRLQKEFVANVTHELRSPLTSITAALGILNTNLNELSGENKSFLDTAMRNAQRLNSLIGDILDFSKLQSGKLSVHPEPCDAALIAVEAADAMRAWAQAKGVRLGVNAPPTLQLHAMADKARSVQALMNLISNAIKFTPAGGEITVSAQPQTRGNANYAAFSVKDTGPGIPKSDQQRIFERFVQIASGERMGGTGLGLPITKALVVMQRGSIELDSDAGRGATFTMLLPVSAAPRETPADSEAVPARKKKWWRRLLGE
- a CDS encoding ATP-binding protein translates to MKSSPFSSRLMAVMFLLGTAPLVPAGGLLYYYQSRAKINILALHESLSAVAADTIWHYLRTLAGRLEFAERLELSPDARDAARVQLEQALLTNADILSIAALSKNGAPLVRASRPGLADWLTRGAQSANPVFTEAVRTGQVVFSGLDSMGGAPVCSLALPLKNGNYLYMLASMEPLWRQIQEQRIGKTGRILVTDGQGRIFRFGGDNPPIVFPVVLQKLFSAGPAARLEYVPSLDGVFVGAYRRVPETELYVATLQSRSEAFWTLRVTMLLMAGFLLLAATASYFLSRRYAAKLSEPVAALIDGASRVARKNFDTPVKSSENWGEFRGLILAFNSMMAETGRYSRLQVDKVLEEKHKMDLLISMMSDGVVLADDNCQPVFMNRIAQELLADPQFRALAVDGAEETVRHLCRREGESDQAYAVQLSGGTRWFRVTRQRFQPSRGEAMFLIALRDVTLEHELDAVKEEFFNSVAHDLRAPLLGMQGYIRLLEASVADPKGKEIIYSMKTVSSRVFRLVEDILDVARMESGTLRLKSESFDIEECVSRAVISLAPLVAEKKIELSARLLPGASGEFFGDVRMMERALVNLISNSVKYTPQGGRITVSYGMSGGIGEVRVKDSGPGIPPARMGEIFKKFHRLDETHGGYGLGLATVRKIVEMHGGQIRAGNGADGGAEFSFTIPGQPPKDAPRSAPPA
- a CDS encoding type IV pilus twitching motility protein PilT, which produces MAVDIAVLLKTMVQYGASDLHIRNDSKAFLRIHGDIKGIDGSEMTSAEVEALALSLMNDKSKRIYEERMASDFSVDGGKVGRFRFNVFRQRGKPCIAVRHIPLKIPTFADLNLPAATLQKMALNERGLILVTGVTGSGKTSTLAAMIDHINESCDDHIITIEDPIEFVHRDKRSIVAQREIGSDATDFLDALRSAMRQDPDVILVGEMRDLETMRAAVTAAETGHLVFATVHTMNAVQTLTRIIDLFPSHQQTQIRMQLSDTLKGILSQRLLPRCGGGRVPAMEVMIVTPHIKKLIEDNNLSGITSAIQKGAYYGMQTFNQSMVALAKSGTVTTEDVLAAASNPDDVMLALRGIEQESEQHKAC